A genomic window from Bicyclus anynana chromosome 11, ilBicAnyn1.1, whole genome shotgun sequence includes:
- the LOC112053930 gene encoding uncharacterized protein LOC112053930: protein MDCSSVQNTFLFILLALLVGQGDGRWKKSNREMLQHDVKLFKKMTERIKEELGASYEDFSDEHFADYFIEEIDYLQSKIERNLKRKTTETRKEFDYPNVDYSNNVNYPPHHFTEDALQNIQASAKNVTLENRNFEWPSFEDILTEMGKKYDWKNDRWIKVKAKIKDKNYTKPTNSKNNIVHIKHNFRYKIVKLNRAKSKRNIVVAVTAVR, encoded by the exons ATGGATTGCAGCTCGGTGCAGAATAcattcttgtttattttgctcgctttattagtag GTCAAGGTGATGGTAGATGGAAGAAATCTAATCGAGAAATGCTTCAGCATGATGTGAAACTATTTAAGAAAATGActg aAAGAATAAAAGAAGAACTTGGGGCATCTTACGAAGACTTCTCTGATGAACATTTTGCGGATTATTTTATCGAAGAGATAGATTATTTGCAAAGCAAAATTGAGAGAAACTTGAAAAGGAAAACAACAGAAACACGTAAAGAATTTGACTATCCAAATGTTGATTACtcaaataatgtaaattatcCACCGCACCACTTCACTGAAGACGCTTTGCAAAATATACAAGCTTCAGCGAAAAATGTAACACTTGAAAATAGAAATTTCGAATGGCCTAGCTTTGAAGACATTTTGACTGAAATGGGTAAGAAATACGATTGGAAAAATGATAGATGGATCAAAGTTAAAGCTAAAATAAAGGATAAAAATTACACTAAGCCCACgaactctaaaaataatatagtacacataaaacacaattttagatataaaattgtgaaattaaataGGGCAAAGAGTAAAAGAAATATCGTGGTCGCAGTTACAGCTGTTAGATAG
- the LOC112053929 gene encoding dynein intermediate chain 3, ciliary-like — translation MEPGFTYVYFNKRKNFGRQPMFSEVPVTLIDSIHPDKSEQNLYCLRNPVNHETQTSNNCSNHYVNTKITTYCDQGVEHVEGGWPKDVSLNDEEATFRYRRRTEREEMYCNAIMNTYSQFEHYIQQNNAINMYNMYFKEIDSQHPVEKYSIRTGKVSTDKDKRPVASICWTCEDDSKLVAAYCNKKYPITGDVNKNFECFVWDIEYPKEPYEYFKPPSACWQIVCSPSFPKVIFGGLQDGRVSIFDIREQNEPVVLSPMHLAHRDPVSTLQFMHSRLNTEFFSGSSDGKCMWWDIRNMSQPTDELIMSVRYPSIDKASLADSEGVSALQFDRSFPTKFLCGTDTGLVINVNRKGKSHAEIMSAVLNAHIGPVRAVHRSPCSAKIFITCGDWTTNVWSDDVRTAPIICGKAQRNQISDVIWAPHRVSGYMSVSIDGRFRYWDLLRKHHEPVLAVKISKYPLSKVIMNENNHLIAVGDMNGTLKLIRLSENLVWSEEKDKSLMMQCFERETRREHILETRVKEIRLKQKAEEEAEFELVDEDIIIRNAEIDYLRTITEEKQKCDTFTDRSGDRSHKMPAR, via the coding sequence ATGGAGCCTGGTTTTACTtatgtttactttaataaaaggaAAAATTTTGGTAGACAACCCATGTTTTCTGAAGTTCCTGTTACATTGATAGACTCCATTCATCCTGATAAGAGTGaacaaaatttatattgtttacgtAACCCTGTGAATCATGAAACTCAAACTAGTAATAATTGTTCAAATCATTATGTAAATACTAAAATTACAACATATTGCGACCAAGGAGTTGAACATGTCGAAGGCGGATGGCCAAAGGATGTTAGTTTGAATGACGAAGAAGCAACATTCCGATATCGCAGACGCACTGAACGTGAAGAAATGTATTGTAATGCAATTATGAATACATATTCCCAGTTTGAACATTATATTCAACAAAATAATGCTATCAATATGTATAACATGTATTTTAAAGAAATAGATTCACAACATCCAGTGGAAAAATATTCAATTCGAACAGGAAAAGTATCAACCGATAAAGACAAACGCCCAGTTGCTTCAATTTGTTGGACTTGTGAAGATGATTCTAAGCTTGTGGCTgcatattgtaataaaaaatacccaATAACTGGCGacgttaataaaaactttgaatgtTTTGTTTGGGATATTGAGTATCCAAAAGAGCCATATGAATATTTCAAACCTCCGTCTGCATGCTGGCAAATAGTTTGCTCACCATCATTTCCAAAAGTAATTTTTGGTGGTCTTCAAGATGGTAGAGTAAGTATTTTTGATATTCGTGAACAGAATGAACCAGTAGTATTAAGTCCTATGCATTTGGCTCACCGGGACCCTGTAAGTACGCTACAGTTTATGCATTCTCGTCTAAATACAGAATTTTTTAGTGGCTCTAGTGATGGAAAATGTATGTGGTGGGATATTCGAAATATGTCCCAACCGACCGACGAACTTATTATGTCTGTGCGATATCCTTCGATTGATAAAGCTAGTCTAGCTGATTCAGAAGGAGTAAGTGCATTACAGTTTGACAGAAGTTTTCCAACAAAATTTCTCTGTGGAACTGATACAGGTTTGGTAATAAATGTCAATCGAAAAGGTAAATCTCATGCAGAAATAATGAGTGCCGTATTAAATGCTCACATTGGACCTGTTCGAGCAGTACATCGTAGTCCTTGTTCGGCTAAAATATTCATAACTTGTGGTGACTGGACGACTAATGTTTGGAGTGACGATGTGCGTACTGCACCTATTATATGTGGAAAGGCACAACGTAATCAGATTTCTGATGTAATATGGGCTCCACATAGAGTTTCAGGATACATGTCAGTAAGTATTGATGGCAGATTTAGATACTGGGATCTTCTACGAAAACATCATGAACCTGTTTTGGCTGTGAAAATCTCTAAATACCCTCTATCGAAAGTAATAATGAATGAAAACAATCACCTCATCGCTGTCGGCGACATGAATGGAACTTTAAAACTCATAAGACTATCTGAAAACCTGGTTTGGTCTGAAGAAAAAGATAAGTCGTTGATGATGCAGTGTTTCGAACGCGAAACTCGACGTGAACATATTCTTGAGACAAGGGTTAAAGAAATACGACTAAAACAGAAAGCAGAAGAAGAAGCTGAATTTGAATTAGTAGACGAGGATATTATAATACGCAACGCAGAAATTGATTATTTAAGAACTATAacagaagaaaaacaaaaatgcgATACTTTCACCGACAGGTCTGGAGACAGAAGTCACAAAATGCCTGCACGATAG